A DNA window from Mycobacteriales bacterium contains the following coding sequences:
- the ftsH gene encoding ATP-dependent zinc metalloprotease FtsH: MPAGRAAAAGRWGAGRRLGIVDLRRYFRGPFVWIVVVVLMVMVFFQIFDNVNAAKDVPLSKLVERVDEGNVKEAKFNDKAQTLTVKIVANGKTERLKATYLTDQGLPLYEHVQQENRDVEIDPDRPGENVFVSLLVGLLPIGLVVLLLFFFMNQMQGGGNRVMNFGKSKAKLVSKDTPKTTFADVAGVDEAIEELQEIKEFLENPAKFQAIGAKIPKGVLLYGPPGTGKTLLARAVAGEAGVPFYSISGSDFVEMFVGVGASRVRDLFDQAKANAPAIIFVDEIDAVGRHRGAGLGGGHDEREQTLNQLLVEMDGFDVKGGVILIAATNRPDILDPALLRPGRFDRQIVDDRPDLEGRKAILKVHAKGKPFDKTVDLDVIARRTPGFTGADLANVINEAALLTARQNKKEISGEVLEESIDRVIAGPEKKTRVMSDREKKVIAYHEAGHALVGHALPNSNPVHKVTILSRGRALGYTLSLPTEDKYTATRSEMIDDLAMTLGGRAAEELVFHEPTTGASNDIEKATALARQMVTEYGMSDRLGAIKFGQTNGEVFLGRDMGHQRDYSETVASEIDAEVRQFIDEAHDEAYEILVQYRDVLDDMVLQLMEKETLSREQVLEIFAPVVKRPSRGSWRGNGGKRVPSDRPPVMTPAEIALLGSNGDGAARRRATRTRSANGSSAASGRGRRAPVKGTRARQQQPPQAPRE, encoded by the coding sequence ATGCCGGCAGGTCGGGCAGCAGCAGCAGGGAGGTGGGGCGCCGGACGGCGCCTCGGCATCGTGGACCTTCGTCGTTACTTCCGTGGACCGTTCGTCTGGATCGTCGTCGTCGTCCTGATGGTGATGGTCTTCTTCCAGATCTTCGACAACGTCAACGCCGCCAAGGACGTGCCCCTCTCCAAGCTGGTCGAGCGCGTGGACGAGGGCAACGTCAAGGAAGCGAAGTTCAACGACAAGGCGCAGACGCTCACCGTCAAGATCGTCGCCAACGGCAAGACGGAGCGGCTGAAGGCGACCTACCTCACCGACCAGGGCCTGCCGCTGTACGAGCACGTCCAGCAGGAGAACCGCGATGTCGAGATCGACCCCGACCGCCCCGGCGAGAACGTCTTCGTCTCCCTGCTCGTCGGCCTGCTGCCGATCGGCCTCGTCGTCCTCCTGCTGTTCTTCTTCATGAACCAGATGCAGGGCGGCGGCAACCGCGTCATGAACTTCGGCAAGTCCAAGGCCAAGCTCGTGTCGAAGGACACCCCGAAGACGACGTTCGCCGACGTGGCCGGCGTGGACGAGGCGATCGAGGAGCTCCAGGAGATCAAGGAGTTCCTGGAGAACCCCGCCAAGTTCCAGGCCATCGGCGCCAAGATCCCCAAGGGCGTGCTGCTCTACGGCCCGCCCGGCACCGGCAAGACCCTCCTCGCGCGCGCCGTCGCCGGCGAGGCGGGCGTGCCGTTCTACTCGATCTCCGGCTCGGACTTCGTCGAGATGTTCGTCGGCGTCGGCGCCTCGCGCGTCCGCGACCTGTTCGACCAGGCCAAGGCGAACGCCCCCGCGATCATCTTCGTGGACGAGATCGACGCCGTGGGCCGCCACCGCGGCGCCGGCCTCGGCGGTGGCCACGACGAGCGCGAGCAGACGCTGAACCAGCTCCTCGTCGAGATGGACGGCTTCGACGTCAAGGGCGGCGTCATCCTCATCGCGGCCACCAACCGGCCCGACATCCTCGACCCGGCGCTGCTGCGCCCGGGCCGCTTCGACCGGCAGATCGTCGACGACCGGCCCGACCTCGAGGGCCGCAAGGCGATCCTCAAGGTGCACGCGAAGGGCAAGCCGTTCGACAAGACCGTCGACCTCGACGTCATCGCCCGGCGCACCCCCGGCTTCACCGGCGCCGACCTCGCGAACGTCATCAACGAGGCCGCCCTGCTCACCGCCCGGCAGAACAAGAAGGAGATCAGCGGCGAGGTCCTCGAGGAGTCGATCGACCGCGTCATCGCCGGCCCGGAGAAGAAGACCCGGGTCATGAGCGACCGCGAGAAGAAGGTCATCGCCTACCACGAGGCCGGGCACGCGCTCGTCGGCCACGCGCTGCCGAACAGCAACCCCGTGCACAAGGTGACGATCCTCAGCCGCGGCCGCGCGCTCGGCTACACGCTGTCGCTGCCGACGGAGGACAAGTACACGGCGACGCGGTCGGAGATGATCGACGACCTCGCGATGACGCTGGGCGGCCGCGCGGCGGAGGAGCTGGTCTTCCACGAGCCCACCACCGGCGCGTCCAACGACATCGAGAAGGCGACCGCGCTCGCCCGCCAGATGGTCACCGAGTACGGCATGAGCGACCGGCTCGGCGCCATCAAGTTCGGGCAGACCAACGGCGAGGTGTTCCTCGGCCGCGACATGGGCCACCAGCGCGACTACTCCGAGACCGTCGCCTCCGAGATCGACGCCGAGGTGCGGCAGTTCATCGACGAGGCGCATGACGAGGCGTACGAGATCCTCGTGCAGTACCGCGACGTGCTGGACGACATGGTGCTCCAGCTCATGGAGAAGGAGACCCTCTCCCGCGAGCAGGTGCTCGAGATCTTCGCGCCCGTCGTCAAGCGGCCGTCCCGCGGCTCCTGGCGCGGCAACGGCGGCAAGCGGGTCCCCTCCGACCGCCCGCCGGTGATGACGCCCGCCGAGATCGCGCTGCTCGGCAGCAACGGCGACGGCGCCGCCCGCCGCCGCGCCACCCGCACCCGGTCGGCCAACGGCTCGTCCGCCGCGTCCGGCCGCGGCCGCCGCGCGCCCGTCAAGGGCACCCGCGCCCGGCAGCAGCAGCCGCCGCAGGCCCCGCGGGAGTAG
- a CDS encoding zinc-dependent metalloprotease, whose translation MIDWDVAVATARALVRPGPEITLAEARAVAAELRSMVPDAERHVAAYTGLVIPDTHVPVAVVDRVGWIKANVDGFRVALEPLVEKITERRNVAPGGVVRAVGSRITGAQVGTIMAYLAARVLGQFELFLPPGEGDHGRLTLVAPNIVETERRLGVDPHDFRLWVTLHEVTHRTQFTAVPWLRPYFTDQVRAYVDASDLDPAQLLQRLRDAAGAVRGAVTGGEGGSLLEALQTPEQREIVGRIQALMSLLEGHGDHVMDGVGPAVVPTAETIRERFDERRKGAGPVDRIIRRLFGLDLKMRQYAEGERFVRHVVDAVGMAGFNRVWTSPETLPTPAEIADPAAWVTRVGAAPALDEAPRAAGDAAP comes from the coding sequence ATGATCGACTGGGACGTCGCCGTGGCGACGGCCCGGGCACTGGTCCGGCCCGGCCCGGAGATCACCCTGGCGGAGGCGCGCGCCGTCGCGGCCGAGCTGCGGTCGATGGTGCCGGACGCCGAGCGGCACGTGGCGGCGTACACCGGCCTGGTCATCCCCGACACGCACGTCCCCGTCGCCGTGGTCGACCGGGTCGGCTGGATCAAGGCGAACGTCGACGGCTTCCGCGTCGCGCTGGAGCCGCTGGTCGAGAAGATCACCGAACGCCGCAACGTCGCTCCCGGCGGCGTCGTCCGGGCCGTCGGCTCCCGCATCACCGGCGCCCAGGTCGGCACGATCATGGCCTACCTCGCGGCCCGGGTCCTGGGGCAGTTCGAGCTGTTCCTGCCGCCGGGCGAGGGCGACCACGGCCGGCTCACGCTCGTCGCCCCCAACATCGTGGAGACCGAACGCCGCCTCGGCGTCGACCCGCACGACTTCCGGCTCTGGGTGACGCTGCACGAGGTCACCCACCGCACCCAGTTCACCGCCGTGCCGTGGCTGCGGCCGTACTTCACCGACCAGGTGCGCGCCTACGTCGACGCCTCCGACCTCGACCCGGCGCAGCTCCTCCAGCGCCTCCGCGACGCGGCGGGCGCGGTGCGCGGCGCCGTCACCGGCGGCGAGGGCGGCAGCCTGCTGGAGGCGTTGCAGACGCCGGAGCAGCGGGAGATCGTCGGCCGCATCCAGGCGCTGATGAGCCTGCTCGAGGGCCACGGCGACCACGTCATGGACGGCGTCGGCCCGGCCGTCGTGCCGACCGCCGAGACGATCCGCGAACGCTTCGACGAGCGGCGCAAGGGCGCTGGCCCGGTCGACCGGATCATCCGGCGGCTGTTCGGGCTGGACCTGAAGATGCGGCAGTACGCCGAGGGCGAGCGGTTCGTCCGCCACGTCGTCGACGCGGTCGGCATGGCCGGCTTCAACCGCGTCTGGACGTCGCCGGAGACGCTGCCGACGCCCGCCGAGATCGCCGACCCGGCCGCGTGGGTGACCCGCGTGGGCGCCGCCCCGGCGCTGGACGAGGCGCCCCGGGCGGCGGGGGATGCCGCCCCCTGA
- the hpt gene encoding hypoxanthine phosphoribosyltransferase — MYDPAIGEVLITEDQIRDKIAEMAKQISADYDGREIRMVGVLKGAFMVISDLARALSVPLSIDFMSVASYGSGTSTSGVVRILKDLDRDVAGEHVLVVEDVIDSGLTLNWLLRNLRARQPASIEVAALLRKPAAAQVEVPVKYHGFDLDNVFVVGYGLDYAERYRNLPYIGTLKPEYVTT, encoded by the coding sequence GTGTACGACCCAGCCATCGGTGAGGTCCTCATCACCGAGGACCAGATCCGCGACAAGATCGCCGAGATGGCCAAGCAGATCAGCGCCGACTACGACGGCCGCGAGATCCGCATGGTGGGCGTCCTCAAGGGCGCGTTCATGGTCATCAGCGACCTCGCCCGCGCCCTCTCCGTGCCGTTGTCGATCGACTTCATGTCGGTCGCCTCCTACGGCAGCGGCACCTCCACCTCCGGCGTCGTCCGCATCCTCAAGGACCTCGACCGCGACGTCGCCGGCGAGCACGTTCTCGTCGTCGAGGACGTCATCGACTCCGGCCTCACCCTCAACTGGCTGCTGCGCAACCTGCGCGCCCGCCAGCCAGCCTCCATCGAGGTCGCGGCGCTGCTGCGCAAGCCGGCCGCCGCGCAGGTCGAGGTGCCCGTGAAGTACCACGGCTTCGACCTCGACAACGTCTTCGTCGTCGGCTACGGCCTCGACTACGCCGAGCGGTACCGCAACCTCCCGTACATCGGCACCCTCAAGCCGGAGTACGTCACCACCTGA
- a CDS encoding DUF1778 domain-containing protein, with protein MTSNAATRLEFRIRPDVKRKIEAAAGLLHETASDFARSAAEARADEVLRAHQGTTVVPAEFFDALLAELDAPDAVNEPLARAAARLREQR; from the coding sequence ATGACCTCGAACGCCGCCACGCGCCTGGAGTTCCGCATCCGGCCCGACGTGAAGCGCAAGATCGAGGCGGCCGCCGGGCTGCTGCACGAGACGGCGTCGGACTTCGCCCGCTCCGCCGCCGAGGCGCGCGCCGACGAGGTGCTGCGCGCGCACCAGGGGACGACGGTCGTGCCGGCCGAGTTCTTCGACGCGCTGCTCGCCGAGCTCGACGCCCCCGACGCCGTCAACGAGCCCCTCGCCCGGGCGGCGGCGCGGCTGCGCGAGCAGCGGTAG
- the tilS gene encoding tRNA lysidine(34) synthetase TilS, with amino-acid sequence MPPPDPAVVAARRAVRAALAGTPPGSLTLAAVSGGPDSLALLAALAWEAPRHDRRAGAVTVDHGLDPGSAARAAAVAACAESLGAPATVATVAVGTAGGPENAARDARYAALDAVAAERGAVAVLLGHTRDDQAEQVLLGLARGSGARSLAGMPRRRGIYLRPFLDLPRATTEAACAALGLTPWDDPANADPALTRARVRHATLPALERDLGPGVAAALARTADLLRADADLLDRLAAEAWPDVTPPLDVARLAALDPALRSRVLRRAAIAAGAPATALTAAHVATVDALVTAWHGQRGADLPGGLAAVRTCDTLAFRPSGPF; translated from the coding sequence ATGCCGCCCCCTGACCCGGCCGTCGTCGCCGCCCGCCGCGCCGTGCGGGCGGCGCTCGCCGGCACCCCGCCGGGCTCGCTGACCCTCGCCGCCGTCTCCGGCGGCCCCGACTCGCTCGCCCTCCTCGCCGCGCTCGCGTGGGAGGCGCCGCGCCACGACCGCCGCGCCGGCGCCGTCACCGTCGACCACGGCCTCGACCCCGGCTCCGCCGCCCGCGCCGCCGCCGTCGCCGCCTGCGCCGAGTCGCTCGGCGCGCCGGCGACCGTCGCGACCGTCGCCGTCGGCACGGCCGGCGGCCCGGAGAACGCCGCCCGCGACGCGCGCTACGCCGCCCTGGACGCGGTCGCGGCCGAGCGCGGCGCCGTTGCCGTCCTCCTCGGCCACACCCGCGACGACCAGGCCGAGCAGGTGCTGCTTGGCCTCGCCCGCGGCTCCGGCGCCCGCTCCCTCGCCGGGATGCCGCGCCGGCGCGGCATCTACCTGCGGCCGTTCCTCGACCTGCCCCGCGCCACCACCGAGGCGGCCTGCGCCGCGCTCGGGCTCACGCCGTGGGACGACCCGGCCAACGCCGACCCCGCGCTCACCCGCGCCCGCGTGCGACACGCCACCCTCCCCGCGCTCGAACGCGACCTCGGCCCCGGCGTCGCCGCCGCCCTCGCCCGCACCGCGGACCTGCTGCGCGCCGACGCCGACCTGCTCGACCGCCTCGCCGCCGAGGCGTGGCCGGACGTCACGCCGCCGCTCGACGTCGCGCGCCTCGCCGCCCTCGACCCGGCGCTGCGCTCCCGCGTCCTGCGCCGCGCCGCCATCGCCGCCGGCGCGCCCGCCACCGCCCTCACCGCCGCCCACGTCGCCACCGTCGACGCGCTCGTCACCGCCTGGCACGGCCAGCGCGGCGCGGACCTGCCCGGCGGTTTGGCCGCCGTGCGCACCTGTGACACCCTCGCGTTCCGTCCGTCCGGTCCGTTCTAG
- the folE gene encoding GTP cyclohydrolase I FolE has product MTFDAARVEAAVRELLAGIGEDPSREGLRETPARVARAWAEAVSGLGRDPREVLSTTFDEGHDEMVLVKDIELWSLCEHHLVPFFGVAHVGYIPNERGEITGLSKLARLVDLYAKRPQVQERLTTQVADAIEAALRPRGVIVVVQAEHLCMSMRGVRKPGAKTVTSAVRGLFRDSQPTRAEALSLLLA; this is encoded by the coding sequence GTGACGTTCGACGCGGCCCGGGTCGAGGCGGCCGTTCGCGAGCTACTCGCCGGCATCGGCGAGGACCCGTCGCGGGAGGGGCTGCGGGAGACGCCCGCCCGCGTCGCCCGCGCCTGGGCCGAGGCCGTCTCGGGCCTCGGCCGCGATCCGCGCGAGGTCCTCTCCACGACGTTCGACGAGGGCCACGACGAGATGGTGCTCGTCAAGGACATCGAGCTCTGGTCGCTCTGCGAGCACCACCTGGTGCCGTTCTTCGGCGTCGCGCACGTCGGCTACATCCCGAACGAGCGCGGCGAGATCACCGGCCTGTCCAAGCTGGCCCGGCTGGTCGACCTGTACGCGAAGCGGCCGCAGGTACAGGAACGCCTCACCACCCAGGTCGCGGACGCGATCGAGGCGGCGTTGCGGCCGCGCGGCGTCATCGTCGTGGTGCAGGCCGAGCACCTGTGCATGTCCATGCGCGGCGTCCGCAAGCCCGGCGCCAAGACCGTGACCTCGGCCGTGCGCGGCCTGTTCCGCGACTCCCAGCCGACCCGCGCCGAAGCCCTGTCGCTGCTGCTGGCGTAG